A genomic segment from Tuwongella immobilis encodes:
- a CDS encoding ArnT family glycosyltransferase, translating into MPLPVQVATLPAAISEWVTGNQWNTWENLDDLKLWVRLPNLVFWFILLLTSFRIASRFGGALAGRLTTLILVLSPDLQGHLPFATTDLAVTSCILLLLDFYATTRHLKWRSRILIPALLYAIAMLAKASTLLFAPLCMAAITFTGWLQNRESWNWREIQVRVRSLIEEQFQIIAIGLSLVLIICGSDFRTEPTFISWAHGLTDQIWKPWFVWLSENLAIFNNAGVAIVYQIKHNLQGHGAYLFEHSWPRAVSYYFPILFFLKFPIPILIGWFGMLLRTARTRTFNWPVVVSIVLWLFTWNCRVQIGLRLQFPFFVMTIICIGIWLSEICSITTRWKRLTIQILIGCAFISLAWDTFRVWPHGSRYVNPIGGGIQEGYRAVSDSNYDWGQGLPELKTWKQHHNRESIDVWYFGTDPQILQPGFRWIEPQSWQIRSSEDFYNRVNNRTVAISTTILYGCYVRDPIWLSIIHDYRKKIPVDRTEFFLIFEN; encoded by the coding sequence ATGCCGCTCCCAGTTCAGGTCGCGACTTTACCTGCTGCAATCTCAGAATGGGTCACGGGCAATCAATGGAATACATGGGAAAACTTAGACGACTTGAAGCTTTGGGTGAGACTACCAAATCTCGTATTTTGGTTCATTCTCCTCCTCACTTCATTCCGAATTGCTTCTCGTTTTGGTGGGGCCTTGGCTGGTCGATTGACAACGTTGATTCTCGTGTTGTCGCCTGATCTTCAAGGACATCTCCCATTTGCAACAACCGATCTCGCGGTCACCTCATGCATCCTGTTGCTTCTTGACTTCTACGCGACTACCCGTCACTTGAAGTGGCGATCACGTATTTTGATTCCTGCATTGCTGTACGCGATCGCAATGCTCGCGAAAGCATCCACACTGTTATTCGCTCCGCTCTGTATGGCGGCAATCACATTCACTGGGTGGCTTCAAAATCGGGAATCATGGAATTGGCGAGAGATTCAGGTTCGCGTCCGTTCGTTAATCGAAGAGCAATTTCAGATCATCGCAATCGGCTTGTCACTTGTCTTGATCATCTGCGGTAGTGATTTTCGCACCGAGCCAACGTTTATTTCTTGGGCACATGGACTCACCGACCAGATTTGGAAACCGTGGTTCGTATGGTTGAGTGAGAACCTTGCCATATTCAATAACGCCGGTGTCGCAATCGTTTATCAAATCAAGCACAATCTCCAAGGGCACGGAGCATATCTTTTCGAGCATAGTTGGCCGCGAGCAGTAAGTTACTATTTTCCGATTCTGTTCTTTCTAAAGTTCCCCATTCCGATTCTAATCGGATGGTTTGGAATGCTCCTTCGAACCGCTCGAACCCGAACCTTCAACTGGCCAGTCGTTGTCTCGATTGTTTTGTGGCTATTCACCTGGAATTGTCGAGTCCAAATTGGACTGAGGCTCCAGTTTCCATTTTTCGTAATGACGATAATCTGTATTGGGATTTGGCTGAGTGAGATTTGCTCAATCACAACCCGATGGAAACGCCTCACGATTCAGATATTAATTGGCTGCGCGTTCATTTCTTTGGCCTGGGACACTTTCCGAGTATGGCCACACGGCAGCCGATACGTGAACCCGATCGGCGGAGGAATTCAAGAAGGCTATCGAGCGGTCAGTGATTCAAACTACGATTGGGGACAAGGACTTCCAGAACTGAAGACCTGGAAGCAACACCATAACCGAGAATCAATCGATGTTTGGTATTTTGGAACAGATCCTCAGATTCTTCAACCAGGATTTCGCTGGATCGAACCGCAGTCTTGGCAGATACGTTCCAGTGAAGACTTCTACAATCGTGTAAATAATCGAACCGTAGCAATTTCTACCACAATTCTATATGGGTGCTATGTT